Proteins encoded in a region of the Inquilinus sp. KBS0705 genome:
- a CDS encoding adenylate/guanylate cyclase domain-containing protein, producing MLKEYFFDLSAAVIDYTGTIYQYAGDEMIITWKLKDGVKNNNCIACFFAMKRALAKKSESYHRLFGVLPGFKAGLHFGMVTAGEIGSLKKEIVFTGDVLNTSARIQGLCNQYGADLLVSKDVVDKFQLPASYEVRSVGENVLKGRGKTMELFAISTGGV from the coding sequence ATGTTAAAAGAATATTTCTTCGATTTATCTGCCGCGGTTATTGATTATACCGGAACGATATACCAATACGCCGGCGATGAGATGATCATCACCTGGAAGTTAAAAGACGGCGTAAAAAATAATAACTGTATAGCCTGTTTTTTCGCGATGAAACGCGCTTTAGCAAAAAAGTCGGAAAGCTATCACCGCCTGTTTGGCGTTTTGCCGGGGTTTAAAGCGGGGCTTCACTTTGGTATGGTTACCGCCGGCGAGATAGGGTCGCTGAAAAAAGAAATCGTCTTTACAGGCGACGTGCTTAATACTTCGGCAAGGATACAGGGACTCTGCAATCAATATGGTGCCGACTTGCTGGTGTCAAAAGATGTAGTTGATAAATTTCAGCTCCCGGCCAGTTACGAAGTACGGTCGGTTGGAGAAAATGTGCTGAAAGGCCGCGGTAAAACAATGGAGTTATTTGCCATTTCAACGG
- a CDS encoding glycosyltransferase family 9 protein, translated as MKPIMYRFYPGVSQNKIRLIKAADRVLNLFNAPVKAVAIKSVTIVQLAHIGDLLLILPAVKKLKLISNLKVNLVVNRQNYHIASKLNFVDEVIVADAPWFARGTKAGYYNFIKQLGGIKTDLIFDVRGDFRNNIFIKLFTKSKVFAGYNVGGGGGLLNKVLPYQFGGHASGFLDPLFDYLELPDIGFETCWNIDDVPFEPVTNISFPAKFVVVHLGAGAQSRRWPVENFIEVIKAVANSTPVLVLGTDSDATPEQLALISAIPNVVNCVGKYSLLQAIYIVKRCSLFVGLESGFSHIAAMLKRKIICLFSGTSNINVWQPHSFFKGQVVTISQQVPCNMITGCGKSVCDDNICMKQISPLKVANLINQRLNDERPVDVDW; from the coding sequence ATGAAACCGATAATGTATCGTTTTTATCCGGGCGTAAGCCAAAATAAAATACGGTTAATAAAGGCTGCCGACAGGGTGTTAAATTTGTTTAACGCGCCTGTAAAAGCGGTGGCTATAAAAAGCGTTACAATTGTGCAGTTAGCCCACATAGGCGACCTGCTGCTGATACTGCCGGCTGTTAAAAAGCTAAAGCTTATTTCAAACCTAAAGGTTAACCTGGTGGTAAACCGGCAAAATTATCATATAGCCAGTAAGCTCAATTTTGTTGACGAGGTTATTGTTGCAGATGCCCCGTGGTTTGCACGTGGCACCAAAGCGGGCTATTATAATTTTATAAAACAGTTGGGCGGTATAAAAACTGACCTGATATTTGACGTAAGGGGCGATTTTAGGAACAATATTTTTATTAAGCTTTTTACTAAAAGCAAAGTTTTTGCCGGCTATAACGTAGGTGGCGGGGGCGGGCTTTTAAATAAAGTTTTACCTTATCAGTTTGGCGGGCACGCCTCGGGTTTTTTAGACCCGCTTTTTGATTATTTAGAACTGCCCGACATTGGTTTTGAAACCTGCTGGAATATAGATGATGTGCCCTTTGAACCGGTAACTAATATAAGCTTCCCTGCAAAGTTTGTGGTAGTACATTTAGGTGCTGGTGCCCAATCGCGGAGGTGGCCTGTAGAAAACTTTATTGAGGTTATAAAGGCTGTTGCTAACAGCACGCCGGTACTTGTATTAGGTACCGATAGCGATGCCACTCCGGAGCAACTGGCGCTTATATCCGCCATCCCAAATGTAGTGAACTGCGTAGGTAAATATTCGTTATTACAAGCTATTTACATTGTTAAGCGCTGCAGCCTTTTTGTGGGCCTCGAGTCGGGTTTTTCACACATAGCGGCTATGTTGAAACGCAAGATAATTTGTTTGTTTAGCGGTACATCTAACATTAATGTTTGGCAGCCACACAGCTTTTTTAAGGGCCAGGTGGTTACCATTAGCCAACAGGTACCATGCAACATGATAACAGGCTGCGGCAAATCGGTTTGCGATGACAATATTTGTATGAAACAAATAAGTCCGTTAAAGGTAGCCAACCTCATCAATCAGCGTTTGAACGACGAACGCCCGGTAGATGTAGACTGGTAA
- the rfaE2 gene encoding D-glycero-beta-D-manno-heptose 1-phosphate adenylyltransferase: MVDDIPSLIAKKIVSRSGLPVLINEWKAAGQKLVFTNGVFDLVHIGHLSYLSKAAMMGNKLIIGLNSDESVQLLKGPDRPVNKVDTRAMLLASLFYVDAVVVFNEPTPADLIEQILPNVLVKGADYDGKKIAGADAVLAAGGKVTTIEFVNGQSSTAIINKIRQQAI; encoded by the coding sequence ATGGTAGATGATATACCAAGCCTTATAGCTAAAAAAATAGTGTCTCGTTCGGGCTTGCCGGTGTTAATAAACGAATGGAAGGCCGCCGGCCAAAAGCTGGTGTTTACCAATGGTGTTTTCGACCTGGTGCACATTGGGCATTTAAGTTACTTAAGTAAAGCCGCCATGATGGGCAATAAGCTAATCATCGGCCTTAACTCCGACGAGTCTGTACAGCTTTTAAAGGGCCCCGACAGGCCGGTTAATAAGGTAGATACCCGCGCTATGCTGCTGGCATCCCTGTTTTATGTAGATGCCGTGGTGGTTTTTAATGAGCCAACCCCGGCTGACTTAATTGAACAGATACTGCCCAATGTTTTAGTAAAGGGAGCCGACTACGATGGCAAAAAAATTGCCGGTGCTGATGCTGTTTTAGCAGCCGGCGGCAAGGTTACCACCATCGAGTTTGTTAACGGGCAATCGTCTACTGCTATTATTAATAAAATAAGGCAGCAGGCAATCTAA
- a CDS encoding D-sedoheptulose 7-phosphate isomerase, whose product MITTELTDHLNTTNKFIATSVNDIEAACQLVTEAINSGNKIYLAGNGGSAADAQHIAAELTGRFVKERRPLPGLALTTDTSALTAIANDYGYEHVFSRQLEAFAMEGDVFIGISTSGNSSSILNALNSAALIGCKTIGLTGKDGGKMKDICDATIIVPSDVTARIQEMHILVGHILCKSIDDLFVQ is encoded by the coding sequence ATGATAACCACAGAACTTACCGACCACCTTAACACCACCAATAAATTTATAGCCACATCAGTAAACGATATTGAGGCTGCATGCCAGCTGGTAACCGAAGCTATAAATAGTGGTAATAAAATTTACCTTGCCGGAAACGGCGGCAGTGCGGCAGATGCGCAGCACATTGCCGCCGAACTTACCGGCCGCTTTGTTAAAGAACGCCGGCCATTGCCTGGTTTAGCCCTTACAACAGATACCTCGGCATTAACCGCCATAGCCAACGATTATGGCTATGAGCATGTTTTTTCAAGGCAATTAGAAGCTTTTGCTATGGAGGGAGATGTGTTTATTGGCATATCAACAAGTGGCAATAGCTCCAGTATTTTAAATGCATTAAATAGTGCTGCCCTCATAGGCTGTAAAACCATAGGGCTTACAGGTAAGGATGGCGGTAAGATGAAAGATATATGCGACGCTACGATAATTGTTCCGTCGGATGTTACAGCGCGCATCCAGGAGATGCACATACTGGTGGGCCATATTTTATGTAAGAGCATTGATGACCTGTTTGTTCAATGA
- the rfaE1 gene encoding D-glycero-beta-D-manno-heptose-7-phosphate kinase: MRTEILGHLKELNKQPSVLVIGDLMLDHYLIGKATRLSPEAPVPVVRLKNEHYTLGGAGNVAQNLIALGAVVSIGSVVGNDSSGYQLRNMLNDAGVNTDNIVIDNARNTTVKTRIMADSYQIARVDSETTNALSTDKEHELIDTLINDIEAADIVVLSDYNKGLLSLPVTRRVIELANLAGKAVIIDPKGTNYKKYRGAFIIKPNRHELALATKMDQLETIDEVLVAARVVLEQTDATYLVVTLSEEGMIIVDNTSYVLLPVKATEVFDVTGAGDTVLATIAYFLASGFDLTEACELANHAAAIVIRQVGSVTTTLDEIAADIIDDQQRLTLK, encoded by the coding sequence ATGCGCACAGAAATACTTGGTCACTTAAAAGAATTAAATAAACAACCATCGGTTTTGGTTATAGGCGACTTAATGCTTGACCATTACCTTATTGGCAAAGCCACAAGGTTATCGCCCGAAGCACCCGTACCTGTAGTAAGGCTTAAGAATGAGCATTACACCCTTGGCGGTGCAGGCAATGTGGCGCAAAACCTTATTGCTTTAGGGGCGGTTGTAAGCATTGGAAGTGTAGTAGGTAACGATTCTTCGGGCTATCAGCTTAGGAATATGTTAAATGATGCGGGAGTAAATACTGATAACATTGTTATCGATAACGCCCGTAATACCACGGTTAAAACCCGTATTATGGCCGATAGCTACCAAATAGCCCGGGTTGATAGTGAAACAACCAATGCTTTAAGCACAGATAAGGAGCATGAACTAATAGATACTTTAATAAATGATATTGAAGCGGCTGATATTGTTGTTTTATCTGATTACAACAAAGGGCTGCTTTCTTTACCGGTAACACGTCGTGTTATCGAATTAGCCAACCTTGCCGGTAAAGCGGTAATAATAGACCCCAAAGGAACCAATTATAAAAAATACCGGGGTGCTTTTATTATTAAGCCTAACCGGCATGAGCTGGCGCTTGCCACAAAAATGGACCAGCTGGAAACCATCGACGAAGTATTGGTTGCTGCAAGGGTAGTTTTAGAACAAACCGACGCTACTTACCTGGTGGTAACCCTATCAGAAGAAGGCATGATCATAGTAGACAATACATCGTATGTGCTGCTGCCTGTAAAAGCTACCGAAGTATTTGATGTTACCGGGGCAGGTGATACTGTACTGGCTACTATAGCCTACTTTTTAGCATCGGGTTTTGATTTAACCGAGGCTTGCGAGCTGGCCAACCATGCCGCAGCAATAGTGATAAGGCAAGTAGGCAGTGTAACCACCACACTTGATGAAATTGCTGCCGATATTATAGACGATCAGCAGCGCTTAACCTTAAAATAA
- a CDS encoding exopolysaccharide biosynthesis polyprenyl glycosylphosphotransferase, which yields MKTRYLYIVYLVLSFTDIVITNLAFVNAFGYTGISFKNAISQLIIVNYLWVFSAIYFGLYGRRYQSTLKHIYSLTFKSFLLFTLLFFPYILIVKGNGTFVLANVFYLTMLAGLFLNRLIYFLLENLLKKYFKLTRSVAVLGASVNALRLAGFFKDSDSHFAFEGFLTRDDTSYLDSNGNILPSIVAQIKEAADSGIRDVYLSLSPERMNEYPLLQREAERNCLRLKLVPDMSSSMLNHLQVSYLGDFAVLSHRHEPLEDIENRVKKRVFDIVFSLLVIVFILSWLYPIIGLIIKMQSPGPILFKQLRSGKDNKTFVCYKFRSMRMNAGERQATKDDARVTKIGRFLRKTSLDELPQFINVLLGDMSVIGPRPHILTMTKEYSQIINQYMVRHFLKSGITGWAQVKGYRGETTDPSLMQKRIEHDIWYLENWSMGLDLKIVLMTIVQVFKGDDNAY from the coding sequence ATGAAAACACGCTACCTCTACATAGTATACCTTGTTTTGTCATTTACTGATATAGTTATCACTAATCTGGCATTTGTAAACGCTTTTGGATACACCGGCATCAGCTTTAAAAACGCGATAAGCCAGTTGATAATAGTGAATTACCTATGGGTATTTTCGGCTATTTATTTTGGTTTATATGGGCGCAGGTACCAAAGCACCCTTAAGCATATATACAGCTTAACTTTTAAAAGCTTCCTGCTGTTTACGCTGCTGTTTTTCCCTTATATATTGATAGTAAAGGGGAATGGTACCTTTGTTCTGGCAAACGTATTTTACCTTACCATGCTTGCCGGGCTGTTTTTAAACAGGCTGATATATTTCTTGTTAGAGAATCTGCTTAAAAAGTATTTTAAGTTAACAAGGTCGGTGGCGGTATTGGGTGCAAGCGTTAACGCCCTGCGCCTGGCCGGGTTTTTTAAAGATAGCGATAGCCACTTTGCATTTGAAGGATTCCTTACCAGGGACGATACATCTTACCTGGATAGCAATGGCAATATCTTGCCATCCATAGTTGCGCAAATAAAAGAGGCGGCCGATTCTGGTATCAGGGATGTCTATCTGTCCTTGTCGCCCGAACGGATGAATGAGTATCCGCTGTTGCAGCGCGAGGCAGAAAGGAATTGCTTGAGGTTAAAACTGGTGCCAGATATGTCGTCATCAATGCTAAACCACTTGCAGGTGAGCTACTTGGGCGATTTTGCAGTGCTAAGCCACCGCCACGAGCCATTAGAAGATATAGAGAACAGGGTAAAGAAACGGGTATTTGATATTGTATTTAGCTTGCTGGTAATAGTATTTATTTTAAGCTGGTTGTATCCTATAATCGGGTTGATCATTAAGATGCAAAGCCCGGGGCCTATACTGTTTAAGCAGTTACGCAGCGGTAAGGATAACAAAACCTTTGTGTGCTACAAATTTAGAAGCATGCGCATGAATGCCGGCGAAAGGCAGGCTACAAAAGACGATGCGCGTGTTACCAAAATTGGCCGTTTTTTGCGGAAGACAAGTTTAGACGAGCTGCCGCAATTTATAAACGTGCTATTAGGCGACATGAGCGTTATTGGCCCGCGCCCACACATCCTTACCATGACCAAAGAATACAGCCAGATCATTAATCAATACATGGTTAGGCACTTTCTAAAATCGGGTATAACCGGTTGGGCTCAGGTGAAAGGCTATAGGGGCGAGACTACCGACCCTTCGCTGATGCAAAAAAGGATAGAGCACGATATCTGGTACCTCGAAAACTGGTCAATGGGTTTAGACCTGAAGATAGTTTTGATGACGATAGTACAGGTATTTAAAGGAGATGATAATGCTTATTAG
- a CDS encoding UDP-glucose/GDP-mannose dehydrogenase family protein, producing the protein MKIAVIGTGYVGLVTGTCLAETGNTVTCVDIDEKKVKMMKSGLLPIYEPGINALFHRNISEDRLHFTSDLAAAVADAEIIFLALPTPPGEDGAADLSYVLNASRDIALLITSFKVIVTKSTVPVGTADKVKAVFERYTDVEVAVVSNPEFLREGVAVEDFMKPDRIVVGTRDERAKAMLTELYAPYVRQGNPIIFMDERSSELTKYAANSFLATKISFMNEIANFCELIGADVNMVRLGIGADERIGKRFLFPGIGYGGSCFPKDVQALAHSANTNAYDFKILNAVMEVNILQRKTMVDKLKKYYNGELEGKTFALWGLAFKPETDDIREAPSLYIINELLNAGAQVVVYDPEAMGNVKTILGDKITYADDQYAALDGADALLVITEWGVFKNPDFDMIASKLTSKVIFDGRNLYSTDKMEALGFYYNSVGRKSVVQLQPAKA; encoded by the coding sequence ATGAAAATTGCTGTTATTGGAACTGGCTATGTAGGCCTTGTAACAGGTACTTGCCTTGCAGAAACCGGAAACACCGTTACTTGTGTTGACATTGATGAAAAGAAGGTAAAAATGATGAAAAGCGGCTTATTGCCAATTTACGAACCGGGAATAAACGCTCTTTTTCATCGTAACATTAGCGAAGATCGCTTGCATTTTACATCCGACCTTGCCGCAGCGGTAGCTGATGCCGAGATCATATTCCTGGCGTTACCAACCCCTCCGGGCGAAGATGGGGCAGCCGATTTGAGTTATGTGCTTAACGCATCGCGCGATATTGCTTTGCTTATAACGTCATTCAAAGTTATCGTTACCAAATCAACTGTGCCGGTAGGTACGGCAGATAAAGTTAAAGCTGTTTTTGAGCGATATACCGATGTGGAAGTAGCCGTGGTATCTAACCCGGAGTTTTTACGCGAAGGTGTAGCGGTTGAAGATTTTATGAAACCTGATAGAATAGTAGTAGGCACCAGGGATGAGCGTGCAAAAGCAATGCTTACTGAGCTTTATGCTCCTTATGTGCGCCAGGGTAACCCCATCATTTTTATGGATGAGCGCTCTTCAGAGTTAACCAAATATGCAGCCAACTCGTTTTTGGCTACCAAAATATCCTTCATGAACGAGATAGCCAACTTTTGCGAATTGATTGGCGCCGATGTAAACATGGTAAGGTTGGGTATAGGTGCAGATGAACGTATAGGTAAACGCTTCTTGTTCCCGGGCATTGGTTACGGGGGTAGCTGTTTCCCTAAGGATGTGCAAGCGTTGGCCCATTCGGCAAATACAAATGCTTACGACTTTAAGATACTTAACGCAGTAATGGAAGTAAACATATTGCAGCGTAAAACTATGGTTGATAAGCTTAAAAAATACTACAATGGCGAACTCGAAGGCAAAACATTTGCGTTGTGGGGCCTTGCATTTAAACCGGAGACGGATGACATCCGCGAAGCACCGTCATTATATATTATCAACGAGCTTTTAAACGCCGGGGCGCAAGTTGTAGTTTATGACCCTGAGGCGATGGGTAATGTGAAAACAATTTTAGGCGATAAAATTACCTATGCTGATGACCAGTATGCAGCGCTTGATGGTGCAGACGCATTGTTGGTAATAACAGAGTGGGGTGTTTTTAAAAATCCTGATTTTGATATGATAGCCAGCAAGCTTACAAGCAAAGTAATATTTGATGGCCGCAACCTATATAGCACCGATAAAATGGAAGCGCTTGGCTTTTACTACAATAGTGTTGGCCGCAAGAGTGTGGTTCAGTTACAACCCGCTAAGGCATAG
- a CDS encoding glycosyltransferase — MTHKSVSIIIPAFKDWARLSLCLQSLATQEYPAEFFEIIIVNNNVGDKIPEGFFIPKNCSVITEEKPGSYSARNAGIRISKGEILGFTDSDCIPDKDWIANAVRIFESDQAIYRIAGKIRLYYKSNKLTNAELYEKVYAFNQEVYVEQDGTGVTANMFSYRSVFDAVGLFKEDLLSGGDYEWSVRARDANYPILYADNVIVSHPARHRLSELVKKAKRVGGGQAGFDMPPGPNFFKSLFQLVYDLRPPIKSIKLIIKKGKDMHINQKLLVFYLRYYLSVITAHEKFKVSMGKSAHRD; from the coding sequence ATGACCCATAAATCTGTCTCAATCATCATCCCTGCTTTTAAAGACTGGGCGCGGTTGTCGCTTTGTTTACAATCGCTGGCTACGCAGGAATATCCCGCGGAATTTTTTGAAATAATTATAGTAAATAATAACGTGGGAGATAAAATCCCCGAAGGATTCTTTATTCCGAAAAATTGTAGTGTTATAACCGAGGAGAAGCCCGGTTCGTACAGTGCGCGTAATGCCGGCATCCGAATATCAAAAGGCGAAATACTTGGCTTTACAGATTCGGATTGTATACCCGATAAAGATTGGATAGCCAACGCTGTACGCATCTTTGAGAGCGACCAGGCAATTTACCGAATAGCAGGTAAAATAAGGCTCTACTATAAATCTAATAAATTAACCAACGCCGAACTTTACGAAAAAGTTTACGCGTTTAACCAGGAGGTATATGTTGAACAGGATGGCACCGGCGTTACGGCGAACATGTTTAGCTACCGTTCCGTTTTTGACGCAGTAGGGCTGTTTAAAGAAGACCTGCTTTCGGGCGGCGACTACGAATGGTCGGTAAGGGCCCGAGATGCCAATTACCCTATTTTATACGCCGATAATGTAATAGTTAGCCATCCGGCCAGGCATCGCTTAAGCGAGCTGGTTAAAAAGGCCAAGCGTGTAGGGGGCGGGCAGGCAGGTTTTGATATGCCCCCCGGGCCTAATTTTTTCAAATCCCTTTTTCAGCTGGTTTATGACCTGCGCCCGCCTATTAAAAGTATCAAGCTTATTATCAAAAAGGGGAAGGATATGCACATAAATCAAAAACTATTGGTTTTTTATTTGAGGTACTATCTTTCTGTTATCACCGCTCACGAAAAATTTAAAGTAAGCATGGGCAAATCAGCTCATCGCGATTAA
- a CDS encoding glycosyltransferase family 2 protein, which yields MVSVIIPCHNCAGFIHRAINSVFQQDYIVAEIILVNNNSTDETLNVIRDLQARHPDLITVYNETKKGAPAARNHGLYKAKGEWIQFLDADDELLPQKISRQIHLANKTNADVVAGECRLKYTLPKSSFEVIRHNKKDVWKGLITSNLGITSSNLWRRSSLLKVSGWDEELSSSQEYDLMFRMLKSNCHVVADNLQNTIVHFSGDSVSKSTSSSKLKTILNNRIALRLKIRNELRYRNMLTDDLARAVDAYIYTEIMRSNHMFPDYANSLLQQYHLRVGLMTVMRLKLKRFLQSINQPLLKST from the coding sequence ATGGTATCGGTAATTATTCCCTGTCACAACTGTGCCGGCTTTATACACCGCGCAATTAACAGTGTTTTTCAGCAAGATTATATCGTAGCTGAGATAATACTGGTAAATAATAACTCTACAGACGAAACCTTAAACGTTATCAGAGATTTGCAAGCCAGGCATCCCGATCTGATTACGGTATACAACGAAACCAAAAAGGGAGCACCCGCAGCGCGTAACCATGGATTATACAAAGCCAAAGGCGAGTGGATCCAATTTTTGGATGCCGATGATGAATTGCTGCCCCAAAAAATATCGCGGCAAATACACCTGGCCAACAAAACCAATGCAGATGTAGTTGCGGGTGAGTGCCGGTTAAAATATACCTTGCCTAAATCCAGCTTTGAGGTGATACGCCATAATAAAAAGGATGTTTGGAAAGGTTTGATAACCTCAAACCTGGGTATCACAAGTTCAAACTTATGGCGCAGGTCGTCGTTGCTAAAAGTTAGCGGATGGGACGAGGAGTTAAGCTCTTCGCAGGAGTATGACTTGATGTTCAGGATGTTGAAAAGCAATTGCCATGTAGTTGCCGACAACCTACAAAACACTATAGTGCACTTCTCAGGCGATTCGGTATCAAAAAGCACCAGCAGTAGCAAGCTAAAAACAATTCTGAATAACCGTATTGCACTAAGATTGAAAATAAGGAACGAGCTAAGGTATCGCAACATGCTTACCGATGATCTTGCGCGGGCGGTAGATGCATACATCTATACCGAGATAATGAGAAGTAACCACATGTTTCCGGATTATGCCAACAGCTTATTGCAGCAATACCATTTGCGCGTAGGCCTGATGACGGTTATGCGCCTTAAACTAAAGCGTTTTTTACAATCTATTAACCAACCACTGCTCAAATCAACTTAA
- a CDS encoding lipopolysaccharide biosynthesis protein: MDTTLKSVSKSDKQQVLSGIIWTFLQMIVNQSFAFGLKLVLAKLLFPNQFGLVGMAAVFTGFVQVINDLGVGSALVQRKKEELRTAHFHTAFWTGVIWSVFLYALMSLLIAPLAAWFYHQPLLRLIVPILSLGILISPVNLVHKAQLSKQMNFKKLAFIDNTSNIAAGILSLVMALMGAGVWALVFNTVATVVFAMPLFFNATRWKPAFIMEKDAFKDIFGFGVFTTGSNILNYLYNNLDYLLIGKLLGVSALGTYTLAFVLTDTFRGRLMTVINSVMYPIYGKRQNDIHSLKRYYLKVILFNCLFIFPIMIYFAVEGEAFIVHVFGAKWFDTVAPLKILSVSVMLHILVSGNTALLRGLGRPGLEMKQQIWKALIFLPSLAIGIYYYGVVGAAWAILLNKFIIVLFAQYTFNYLIPVKISLTEFIGAIMAPLVAAVTALIVTLAAKALGVHYLITGVLTVISYFAIIWLMMKAELLQLLKAFKK; encoded by the coding sequence ATGGATACGACCCTTAAGAGCGTTTCAAAATCCGATAAACAACAAGTTTTATCGGGTATAATCTGGACTTTTCTGCAAATGATAGTTAACCAATCATTTGCATTCGGCCTAAAACTGGTGTTAGCCAAGCTGTTGTTTCCAAACCAGTTTGGTTTGGTAGGTATGGCAGCCGTATTTACCGGTTTTGTACAAGTAATTAACGACCTGGGCGTAGGCTCGGCGCTGGTACAACGCAAAAAAGAAGAGCTGCGTACGGCACATTTCCACACCGCTTTTTGGACTGGTGTAATATGGTCCGTATTTCTGTACGCCTTAATGAGCTTGCTTATAGCGCCTTTAGCCGCATGGTTTTATCACCAGCCGCTGCTGCGCTTAATTGTACCTATATTAAGTTTAGGTATACTTATAAGCCCGGTAAACCTGGTACATAAGGCGCAGCTATCAAAGCAAATGAACTTTAAAAAGCTTGCCTTTATAGATAATACTTCTAATATCGCAGCCGGTATACTCTCTTTGGTAATGGCTTTAATGGGTGCCGGCGTTTGGGCATTGGTGTTTAACACGGTTGCAACCGTGGTTTTTGCAATGCCATTGTTTTTTAACGCTACCCGTTGGAAACCTGCCTTTATAATGGAAAAGGATGCCTTTAAAGATATTTTTGGCTTCGGCGTTTTTACAACGGGGTCTAATATCCTTAACTACCTGTACAATAACCTCGATTATCTTTTGATAGGTAAGCTGCTGGGCGTATCGGCATTAGGTACCTACACCCTTGCATTTGTGCTTACCGATACCTTTAGGGGCCGGTTAATGACTGTAATAAACAGTGTGATGTACCCCATTTATGGCAAGCGACAAAACGACATCCATTCGCTTAAAAGGTATTATTTAAAAGTAATTCTATTTAACTGCCTGTTCATTTTCCCGATCATGATATACTTCGCGGTTGAAGGAGAGGCCTTTATTGTACATGTTTTTGGTGCCAAATGGTTTGATACGGTGGCCCCTTTAAAAATATTGTCTGTATCGGTTATGCTGCATATTTTGGTTAGCGGTAATACTGCCCTGCTGCGCGGCCTGGGTCGCCCGGGCTTAGAAATGAAACAGCAAATTTGGAAAGCGCTTATATTTTTACCCAGCCTTGCAATAGGCATTTATTACTATGGCGTAGTAGGTGCTGCATGGGCAATATTATTAAACAAATTCATCATCGTGCTTTTTGCACAATACACATTCAACTATCTTATTCCGGTAAAAATAAGTTTAACCGAGTTTATCGGTGCTATAATGGCACCCCTGGTAGCTGCAGTTACAGCATTAATTGTAACTCTTGCGGCAAAGGCATTGGGTGTACACTATTTAATTACAGGCGTGCTAACAGTTATAAGTTACTTCGCCATTATATGGTTAATGATGAAGGCCGAACTACTGCAGTTACTAAAGGCATTTAAAAAATAA